A region of Phyllostomus discolor isolate MPI-MPIP mPhyDis1 chromosome 15, mPhyDis1.pri.v3, whole genome shotgun sequence DNA encodes the following proteins:
- the MYOG gene encoding myogenin isoform X2 → MCSNSLEGLRFPRRWLYLSLVPCQRGGFKWHPAVGVRGWWQERASSDPMELYETPPYFYQEPHFYDGENYLPVHLQGFEPPGYERSELSLSPGARGPLEDKGLGTPEHCPGQCLPWACKVCKRKSVSVDRRRAATLREKRRLKKVNEAFEALKRSALPNPSQRLPKVAGECSSHSASCSPEWGSALEFGPNPADHLLAADPTEAHDLHSLTSVVDSIGMEDVSVAFPDEAMPR, encoded by the exons ATGTGTAGCAACAGCTTAGAGGGGCTCAGGTTTCCGCGGCGTTGGCTATATTTATCTCTGGTTCCATGCCAGCGAGGAGGGTTTAAATGGCACCCAGCAGTTGGCGTGAGGGGCTGGTGGCAGGAACGAGCCTCTTCCGACCCCATGGAGCTGTATGAGACACCCCCCTACTTCTACCAGGAGCCCCACTTCTACGACGGGGAAAACTACCTGCCCGTCCACCTCCAGGGCTTCGAGCCGCCGGGCTACGAGCGCAGCGAGCTCAGCCTGAGTCCCGGAGCCCGGGGGCCCCTGGAAGACAAGGGGCTGGGGACCCCCGAGCACTGCCCGGGCCAGTGCCTGCCGTGGGCGTGCAAGGTGTGCAAGAGGAAGTCGGTGTCCGTGGACCGGCGGCGGGCGGCCACGCTGCGGGAGAAGCGCCGGCTCAAGAAGGTGAACGAGGCCTTCGAGGCCCTGAAGCGGAGCGCCCTGCCCAACCCCAGCCAGCGGCTGCCCAAG GTGGCCGGTGAATGCAGCTCCCACAGTGCCTCCTGCAGTCCCGAGTGGGGCAGTGCCCTGGAGTTCGGCCCCAACCCAGCGG aCCACCTGCTCGCAGCGGACCCCACCGAGGCCCACGACCTGCACTCGCTCACGTCCGTGGTGGACAGCATTGGCATGGAGGACGTCTCTGTGGCCTTCCCGGATGAAGCCATGCCCCGCTGA
- the MYOG gene encoding myogenin isoform X1, with amino-acid sequence MCSNSLEGLRFPRRWLYLSLVPCQRGGFKWHPAVGVRGWWQERASSDPMELYETPPYFYQEPHFYDGENYLPVHLQGFEPPGYERSELSLSPGARGPLEDKGLGTPEHCPGQCLPWACKVCKRKSVSVDRRRAATLREKRRLKKVNEAFEALKRSALPNPSQRLPKVEILRSAIQYIERLQALLGALNQEERGLRGRGGGGGPSAGVAGECSSHSASCSPEWGSALEFGPNPADHLLAADPTEAHDLHSLTSVVDSIGMEDVSVAFPDEAMPR; translated from the exons ATGTGTAGCAACAGCTTAGAGGGGCTCAGGTTTCCGCGGCGTTGGCTATATTTATCTCTGGTTCCATGCCAGCGAGGAGGGTTTAAATGGCACCCAGCAGTTGGCGTGAGGGGCTGGTGGCAGGAACGAGCCTCTTCCGACCCCATGGAGCTGTATGAGACACCCCCCTACTTCTACCAGGAGCCCCACTTCTACGACGGGGAAAACTACCTGCCCGTCCACCTCCAGGGCTTCGAGCCGCCGGGCTACGAGCGCAGCGAGCTCAGCCTGAGTCCCGGAGCCCGGGGGCCCCTGGAAGACAAGGGGCTGGGGACCCCCGAGCACTGCCCGGGCCAGTGCCTGCCGTGGGCGTGCAAGGTGTGCAAGAGGAAGTCGGTGTCCGTGGACCGGCGGCGGGCGGCCACGCTGCGGGAGAAGCGCCGGCTCAAGAAGGTGAACGAGGCCTTCGAGGCCCTGAAGCGGAGCGCCCTGCCCAACCCCAGCCAGCGGCTGCCCAAGGTGGAGATCCTGCGCAGCGCCATCCAGTACATCGAGCGCCTGCAGGCCCTGCTCGGCGCCCTCAACCAGGAGGAACGCGGGCTGCGTGGCCGCGGTGGCGGGGGCGGGCCCTCGGCGGGG GTGGCCGGTGAATGCAGCTCCCACAGTGCCTCCTGCAGTCCCGAGTGGGGCAGTGCCCTGGAGTTCGGCCCCAACCCAGCGG aCCACCTGCTCGCAGCGGACCCCACCGAGGCCCACGACCTGCACTCGCTCACGTCCGTGGTGGACAGCATTGGCATGGAGGACGTCTCTGTGGCCTTCCCGGATGAAGCCATGCCCCGCTGA